One genomic window of Nitrosomonas sp. Is35 includes the following:
- the xerC gene encoding tyrosine recombinase XerC, which produces MSSKPESLAAAFIHHLTHERRLSPLTADSYARDIRLLFSHLQKDDLAQVQAPHIRQVIAQLHGKGLSGRSLARMLSAWRSFYRYLIRSHGYQHNPCIGLRVPKSPQKLPNALSPDETVRLLTFSADHILTVRDSAMFELFYSSGLRLAELAQLKLAAIDFAEGTVKVRGKGGKERIVPAGDFALQALKAWLVQRAQIVKPGVTALFLSQHGDAISMRTISHRLKGRARQQGINQNVHPHILRHSFASHLLQSSGDLRAVQEMLGHAHITSTQVYTHLDFQHLTKIYDTAHPRAKKRN; this is translated from the coding sequence ATGAGCAGCAAACCTGAGTCACTGGCCGCTGCATTTATTCATCACCTCACGCATGAGCGGCGCTTGTCGCCGCTGACCGCCGACAGTTATGCCCGGGATATTCGTCTTCTGTTCAGTCATCTGCAAAAAGATGACTTAGCGCAGGTGCAAGCGCCGCATATCCGCCAAGTCATAGCGCAGCTGCATGGCAAAGGCTTGTCGGGTAGAAGTCTGGCGCGCATGTTATCGGCCTGGCGCAGCTTTTACCGCTATTTAATCCGTAGTCACGGCTATCAGCATAATCCCTGTATTGGTTTGCGGGTTCCCAAGTCACCGCAAAAATTACCCAATGCGCTGTCTCCTGATGAAACTGTCCGGCTGCTGACGTTTTCGGCAGATCATATTTTGACGGTGCGCGATAGTGCGATGTTCGAATTGTTTTATTCCTCCGGGTTGAGGTTGGCGGAATTGGCCCAGCTTAAGCTGGCGGCCATAGATTTTGCCGAAGGAACCGTGAAAGTGCGCGGCAAAGGGGGAAAGGAGCGCATTGTTCCAGCCGGTGATTTCGCCCTGCAAGCGTTGAAAGCATGGCTTGTTCAACGGGCACAGATCGTCAAACCGGGTGTAACCGCGTTATTCTTATCGCAGCATGGTGATGCGATCAGTATGCGCACCATCAGTCATCGTCTCAAGGGCAGGGCCAGGCAGCAAGGCATAAACCAGAATGTGCATCCGCATATCTTGCGGCACTCCTTTGCGTCTCATTTATTGCAATCCAGCGGTGATTTGCGTGCCGTGCAGGAAATGCTGGGACATGCGCATATCACCTCTACGCAGGTTTACACCCATCTCGATTTTCAGCATCTGACCAAGATTTACGATACTGCGCATCCGCGCGCAAAAAAACGGAATTGA